One Phycisphaerae bacterium genomic window carries:
- a CDS encoding prepilin-type N-terminal cleavage/methylation domain-containing protein codes for MTERPRTRCFTLIELLVVVAIIAVLVAILLPALQKARDSRLSRPTVRTPDPPAGQPVPQRRPLADRRRPEHRPLERG; via the coding sequence ATGACCGAGAGACCTCGCACAAGGTGTTTCACACTGATCGAACTGCTCGTGGTCGTGGCCATCATCGCCGTGTTGGTGGCGATCCTCCTGCCGGCCCTGCAGAAAGCGAGGGACAGCCGCCTCAGTCGACCAACCGTTCGAACCCCTGACCCGCCTGCGGGCCAACCTGTGCCTCAACGGCGACCTCTGGCAGATCGCCGCCGCCCGGAGCACCGGCCGCTCGAGCGTGGATGA